Below is a window of Longimicrobium sp. DNA.
CCCGCCTCGATCACCCCCGCGTGCGGCGCCCCGCCGCTCCCCGCCACCGTGTTGCGGTACAGCACCCACAGCTCGATGGCCAGCGGCGTGCGCCCGCGCCGGGCCGCCTCGATGGTGCTGTAGCTCATCCCCAGCCCCACGCGGTGCGCCGTCCACGCCTCCGCCGTCTCCACCGGCCCCAGCAGCACCTCGCCCAGCGCGTCGCCGGCGGTGAACGTCGTCGCCCCCCGGCGCTCGAAGGCGTAGTGCGCCGCGAAGCCGAACTCGCGCGTGAGCCGGTAGCGCGGCGTGAGCGAGGCCGTGATCCGCGCCCCCGGCTCGCGGCGCAGCGTGCGCGCCGGCGCGCTGTCGCTGGGGAACAGCGTGTCGGCCAGGAACGGCCGCCGCCCCACGTCGGCCGCGAACGCCACGTCGAACGACGCCGCCGCCGTCAGCCAGAACCGGCTCGAGAGGAAGACGTCGTTCAGCAGCTCCACCCCCACCCCGAGGTGCCCGCCCTCGGGCGGCACCTCCAGGAGCGTGAGCGGCGTCCGGGCGCCCGTGGGGAGCCGCGCGCTCACCGCCAGCGTGCTGCGCACCCCGCCCCCCCGCGCGCTGTCGGGGAAGGGCCACCCCGGCGCCGAGTTCACGAGCTGGAGCCGCGCCCCCACCCGCACGTCGCCCAGCCGGTAGGGGGTGCGCCGCGTCCCGGCCGCCAGCGCGAAGCTGTCGGCCCCCGCCAGCCGCGCCGCCGCCGTGTCGCCCAGCAGGTCGGCGAAGGAGAGCCCCTGCCGCGGCAGCTGCAGGGTGTCGCCGGTGAGCTCGCGCACCCGCCGCTGCAGCTCGATCCCGGCCTCCGACCCCGCCGTGGGGAGGTACGGCGAGCGCCCCAGCGCCGCGAACGCCGAGTCGACCTCCGCCAGCACAGCCGCGTTGACCCCTGCGTTGGGGTTCTCGCCCACCGTGGCGCCGGAGAGGAAGAGGAACGGCACCTCCGTCTGCCGGCGGTGGATCGGGACCGTCGCCTCCAGCGTGACGCGGCCGGTGAGCCCGTACGAGAAGGTGAGCGGCACGTCGCGGCGGTCGGCCGAGAGCCGCACGGCCGCGCTCCCCACCGCCACCTCCGCCGGGAGCACCGGGCTCGTGACGCGCGCCGCCGTCCCGGTGAAGAACTCGGCCAGCCGCGAGCGCAGCGGCGGCACCACCGGCTCCGAGATGCGCGCGGCGAGCGCCTGCAGCTGCTCCTGGAACGCGGCCCCCAGCGGCTCCGAGCCCCCGTCCGCGAAGCGCGACTCGTAGTGGGTGAACGCCCCCGTCCCCTTCAGCTCCACCCATCCCCGCGGCAGCACGCGCGCGTCCTCGCCCTGCGCGTGCAGGGCGGGGGAGGCCAGGGCGAGCAGGAGCGACGCGCCGGCGGCCGGCAGGAAGCGCTTCATCGGGTACGCCCTGGAAGCAGCGGGGACGCGGGTCCGGCCGGGCCGGACGCGGGGCAGGAGACGCTAGCGCGCGGCCCCCGCCCTTGTCAACGCGCAGAGGGGCGCGAACGCGGCGAAAACGGCTTAGGATCGGGTTAGGACGGCGCCCGGGCGGGAGCCGGCGGGGGTTGACCCGACCGGCCCGAACCGGTACATTTGCCGTTCCCAAACGCGGGCATAGCTCAGTTGGTAGAGCGCAACCTTGCCAAGGTTGAGGTCGCCGGTTCGAGCCCGGTTGCCCGCTCTCGTGCCCGCCGCGGGGTCGAAGCAGGTACGGCGCCGTGGCCAAGTGGTAAGGCAGAGGACTGCAAATCCTCGACCCCCGGTTCGAATCCGGGCGGCGCCTCTCCCTCCCTATCCCCTCGCCCCGCATGTGCTTGCGCGCCGTGGGGCGTTCCCGTCTCCGCTCCTGCCGTGCTACGTAGTTTGCTACGTTTCTTGCCCGCCGGCGATGCTTCCGACGTCCGCCTCAATCAGGTCCGCCCACTTGCGTAGGTCCGCCGCGAATTCGCGGAGCCACGCCATGGGCGTACCGGCGTGCGACGGCGCCCGGTCCATCCACCATGCGAGGCGTTCGATCACCGAGGAACCGTCCATGGGCGGAGGGTCGCTCCCGTGTTCCTCGGAGACTGCTTGCAAGAACGCCTTGTAGGCGTGATGTGTCATAGCGTCCATCGCTCCGTTCTCCTCCTCTCTCACGCCGCCCCCGCGTCGCGCAGCTTGCGCGGCTCGTTCACCACCGCGAGCAGCGTGTGCTCGTCCGCCCCGTCGTAGATCTCCAGCGTCCGCACCGACTGCCACCCGCCCGCGGCCGCCACGTCCGAGCGCGGCCAGTCCTTCCGTGCCCTCACCCATGCGCGCCGGTACGGGTGGAAGGCGCCCCGCGCCTGCGGCTGCAGGCCAGCGTCCCTCTCCGCGTGGCGCAGCTGCTTGATCGCGTACTCGACCGTCCAACAGCGGGTGGGGTCCTTCGGCCGCGGGAAGAGGGGTCCGCGCCCCACCGCGCCGCGTTTGCGCAGCAGCCGGTCGATGGCGGACCTCGCATCCGCAGGCAGTGGTATCCACATCTCCACGCCGCGCTTGTCGGTCTCCGCCCGCTTCAGGACCCGTCCGAGCGGTGCCTGCGGCAGCGCCTGCAAATCCAGGTCGGCGTAGTCCAGAGCGCAGATCGCCCCCGCCCGCCAGCCAAGCGCCTCCACCAGGTCCACGAACTCCCCGAACCGGCCGCTGCCGTGGCGGCTGCAGTGCGGCCGGAGGGCGAGGAAGCGGTCGTACGTGGCCACCGGCCGCCGCGGGTTCACGTTACGCGGCAGGGCGAACTGCATGACCGACGGCCGAACTGGCGCGTCGTCTAAATGGCCTTCGGGCCCGGCCCACCGCAGCACCGCCTGTAAGAAGCCCACGTCCTTGCCGGCGGTCGTGTCGCTAGCGGCGCCGAGGGCGTGCCCCTGCACCGCAACCCGCCCCGCCTTGCGGTCCGCGACGAACCGCTTGAGGATGCCGGGCGTCAGGTCCTGGACGACGAATGCGTCCCCTAGGTACGCCTGCCAGATATCCATCCGCCGCGCGTCGTCCTGGGCGCCGCGCCTCTTCTTGCGGGCCGGCTCGCCGGCGCCCTCGTAGAGGCCGAACAGCGCGGCCAGGGTGAGGAGGCCCCGCGCCCCCGCCTCCTTGTTCGTGCGATGAAGCCGCGAGAGGGCGTCGGCGTGCTCCATGGCCTTCGCCTTGTCCCGGTGTCCCAAGCTTTGAAAGTGGTTCTGCCCCCGCACGGGGTCCCACCAGCGGCAGGTGAGGACGCCGCCCGGCACGCGCTCCCCCACCCAGACGCGCGACCCGCGCGACCCCGCTTCGTAGCTCCAGAGCTTCGGCTGTTTCTTCTTCGGCACGGCTCACCTCCCGCCCGCGTGGATTCACAGCGCGGCCCGCCGGGCCGCCGCCCCCGCGGTAGATGATGCACTCCCGCCGCGTCCCGCGCGAGCCTTCCGGAGATCATCCGAATCCGCGGGCGCGTGCCCGGCCTTGAAGGGGACCTGCGAGCGCATGATTCGCGGCGCACCCTTGCGTCCGACGTTCAGCTCCGGGCGTTCGCGTAGAAGCGCGCCCAGGCGCTCGACGCTGTATCCGCCCAGGACGGAGGCTTGCGCGAGACTGAGCGGCCGCAGCGCATCGTCGCGCAGAGAGACCTCCATCTGGTCCGCGACCGAGTCCAGGACGGAGGCAAGCGCCTCGCCACCGCTGCCGTACTCACGGAAGCGGGCCGCGTCCTCGCGCCAGCGCTGGAGCAGCTCGGACGGGCTCACGTCGCGCCCCCATCCGTCTCCGCCAGCGGGACCCACCCCAGGCGCTGCTCCGTCGGGGTAGGGATGCGCGCGAGCTCGTCGGCGAGCCGCAGCAGGTTGCGGCGTTCCTGGTTGACGATCACCGACGGGCCGTTCATCCCCAGATACCTCAGAACGCGGTCGACGCTGTTGCGCAGGAAGAGGGCAACGCGGTCCGGGTCCGGCCCGCCCGACTCGCGCGCTTCCGCCCGGCGCCGCTCAAAGTAGCGCTGCTCCTCCAGTGCCTCTTCGACACGGAAGGCGTCACTGTGCTCCCAGGCTTCCGCTTCACGCTCAGCCTCCCCACCCAAGCGCCCACACCGCGTGCTGGCGCGTGCCTTCCGGCCAGGGATTCGACTCGACCCCGTGGTGGTAATCGAGCTTGGCGGCGTACCATACGGCGTCGAGAGCGTCTTTCGGGGGCTCAGGCACCGGCCACCTCGCCGCGCAGCAGCACATCGGCCTGGTCCAGTGCGTCCGCCAGCGCCGACAGGTCCGCCCCGCCCTCCTGGTTCGCGTTTAGGAACGCCCAGCCGAGTTCGCAATGCCGCGAGAGTACCCGGAGGGCGTGCGCCTTGTCCTCCGCGCTCATGTCCGGCTGCTGCGCGTGCGCAAACGCATCGCGGATGTTCGCCGGAAGCCGGTCGACCTCGGCCGCGGCGGCGTCCCGGCGCGCCGGCGGATTCTTGGCCGGTTGCGCGGGTGGGTCCTGTGCGCCGTGCCGCCCTTCCCACCCGCTCCCCGGGACCGCCGACGCAGGCGCCCCGACCTCCTGCAGCAGCCGAAGCGTCGTCCGAAGCGCCTCGTTCAGGACGACCACGTGCGCGGGGGTCGCAGGCGCTTCGGGATGGAACCAGGCGCGAATCTCCCCCAGGGTGGCCGTGCCGCGCACGATGGCGCGGGCGATGCCGGACGGTGCGACTGCGGCCTCAGCCGGGCCGGGGGCGCTTCGCGAAGCGGGGGCCGAAGACGACCCACCCGCTTGCGGAGGTGACGACGTGGCGGAGGTCGCACCAGACGCCATCGAAGGGTCCGCGGTGGAACCGGACGA
It encodes the following:
- a CDS encoding tyrosine-type recombinase/integrase — protein: MPKKKQPKLWSYEAGSRGSRVWVGERVPGGVLTCRWWDPVRGQNHFQSLGHRDKAKAMEHADALSRLHRTNKEAGARGLLTLAALFGLYEGAGEPARKKRRGAQDDARRMDIWQAYLGDAFVVQDLTPGILKRFVADRKAGRVAVQGHALGAASDTTAGKDVGFLQAVLRWAGPEGHLDDAPVRPSVMQFALPRNVNPRRPVATYDRFLALRPHCSRHGSGRFGEFVDLVEALGWRAGAICALDYADLDLQALPQAPLGRVLKRAETDKRGVEMWIPLPADARSAIDRLLRKRGAVGRGPLFPRPKDPTRCWTVEYAIKQLRHAERDAGLQPQARGAFHPYRRAWVRARKDWPRSDVAAAGGWQSVRTLEIYDGADEHTLLAVVNEPRKLRDAGAA